The Solibacillus sp. FSL R7-0668 genome includes the window AAAATCGAGAAGCTCTTGGAATAGCCGATACGGTCGATATGGCGACGTAAAATTCGCACACACATCGAGTGAAATGTTGATACCCACATGCTTTCTGTCGTACCATTTCCTAAAATGCCATCAATACGTTCACGCATCTCGCGCGCTGCCTTGTTCGTAAATGTAATCGCTAAAATCTTAGAAGGATATACTTCACGTTCTACGACTAAATATGCAATCCGATGCGTTAATACACGTGTTTTCCCTGAGCCAGCACCAGCCATAATGAGTAGCGGGCCTTCTGTTGTTTTTACTGCTTCTGCTTGCTGTGGATTCATGCCTGCCAGTAAATTTTTTGCTATGTGCTCCATGCTGCTTCCCTCCTGCAAAAAGAACATTTGTTCCTATTTTATCATAATTCATTTCATCTTGGTAAAGTTGCTGCTAAATTTAATCCAATTAGCAAAAAAATATTTCTGTTCCAAAGAAACTATTTCACTGTATTTTTCACAGCTTTTACGGTTTTTAACGCCGCTTTTAAATCGTCATAAATAATATTGCCGACGACGACTGTATCTGCATAGGCCGCCATCTCTTTCGCCTGTTGGACCGATGTGATGCCCCCACCGTAAAACAACTTTGTCTTTTCTAGTACCTCGGCAGTAGCCTTCACCATCTCGACATCGCCATAAGCACCACTATATTCTAAATAGAAAATAGGGAGCTTGAAGTAATTTTCGGCCATGCGGGCATACGCCACTACATCCTCTTCTGTTAAATCGGTTTTGGCACTCGTTACTTGTGCCACCTTGCAATCAGGATTTAGCACACAGTAGCCTTCTGCAACAAGCTCCTCCCAAATTAACACATCGCCGAATTCTTTAATCGCCTCATGATGTAAATCCTTCACCCATTTCGTATCGGTACTATTTAATACAGAAGGAATAAAGTAATAATCATAGCCAGCCGAGATACTTTCGACATCCGAAATTTCAAGGGCAATCGGTACCGAATAGCGGCGTACACGTACTAATAAATCAAGCACGCCATCAAGCGTCACATTATCCGTACCACCAACTAAAATCACATCCGTACCTGATTCACAAATTTGCTCTAACGCCTCATCTGAAATTTCCTTCGCCGGGTCTAGCTTAAACACATGACGCCAAGTTAAATAATCCATTCACCATTCCACCTATTCTTAAGTTTTATCTAAACATTTTTGAGTCAGTTCTTGCTCGTTGCGACTAGTTATAAGTATAACGAATGTACGAAAAATATTAAAAGACTGAGCGCGTAAATTGGCTCAGTCTTTTGAAAACGCCCCTCTTATTTATATGAGTGAGCGATTGTTACTTTGAAGTAAATGGCTTTTCGTCTGGATAAAGACGACCAAGCATTTCATCATACATATCATTACCATAATCATAGCAACGACGTACGCGTGAAATTGTTGCTGTTGATGCACCTGTTTCTTTTTTTATTGTCTCATACGTTTTCTTTAAACGTAATAAATGCGCTACTTCAAAACGCTGTGCTAATGATTGAATTTCACTAATCGTGCATAAATCATCAAAAAACTTATAGCATTCCTCAATATCTTTTAATTCTAGGACTGCTTTAAATAACTGCTCTGTTTGATGACCACGAATTTTTTCAACTTGCATGTAGCCCACCATTTCCTCTCTACTCTGAATATGTAACAGCTGTTGCTAAGCCTGGTGTCGTTGGTACAAAATGAATCCACGTATTTCCTGGTACGAGCTTCACTTCTGTCCCATCCTCTTCTACAGCGACTAACAAACCGTCTGCATTTTTCCATTTCACCTCGCGCACGGTACCAGCCTGTGCTACGTACGCATTGCCGCCATCTGTAATCGTAATATCACGTCGACCTTCACTATCGATAATACGGTGGGGCATTTCAAAAAATAAGACATTGGCCAATTCAATCGATTCATTCGTTTCCGCATCAATCGTTTCTACATTTGCTGAATAACGTTTATAATGATTTGTTTCGGCATCATAAACATAGTGACTATTGAATGAACCGCCACTATTATACATCATCGTTACCTCATTGGCCGCTGCTCCTATTTTAACACTATCTTCGGCTTCATAAAATGGATAAGATACTTTTTTCTGATAAAGTAATGAAGCTCCTACCTTTTCTGCCCCCGCCATTACATTCTCACCAGTAATATAGGAATTATGAGGTGCCTTTCTCTTCGATGAACGTGTGAAAAACGTACCATCATATTGCATCCCATTAATCTGATCCACTACTCTTCGATCTAGCATGGATTTTGCCTCTGGGCTATACCCATGTGCAATATAAAAGGCATCTAAGCCCGCCGCAATATCAATAAAATACGAGCGTGCACTTCGAATCGGTCCAATTGAATCAGGCACTTCCGATTGGTACAATGCTAAAAATCGCGTTACATCCCCTTCTGCCAGCATCTCATAAACAACATCAGCAGCAGCAAGCCCTGATTGTGGACGCGCTTGTGGATGATTATTGATCGTTGCTAGGATGGGTCTTGTCGATACTTCCTCTGCAACACGCACTCCTGTAAATGGCGTTACATAGGGTAACTCTTCAGAAACCTCGACGTCCACCTCTGTTTCAGCGTTCACTTGCTCAACTTCTTTTTCTGGTTCCTGTACTTGCTCTTTATCGGAGCAGCCTGAAATAATGGCTGCACTTAATAAGCTTAAAATGAATAAGCGACTCTTTCTCACACCGACACTCTCCTTCAAATAATAACTCCAATCCATTACGCCAGGTCCTTAACTTACTTCAGCCCCCGCTAAAGCAAGTTAACGCATTACAGCTGGCAACATCACCGTATTTTTCATCACATCAAAAATACCGCGCGTCGTAATTCGAATATATGGTAAATGCGTAGATTGTAAAAATAATAATGTATAAATGGCATCTGTATGATGATAGCCACGTTGCTTTAATGCTTGCTTTAATTCCACTTCTAATGGAATTAATTCACGCACATCGCCATCATAAATACTGCCCCCTAGTGCTAATGGGATTTTAGCCACGACTTGTCCATTTTCAACAAGCACGATACCGCCATTCATCTTTTTCAATTCATCAAAGGCATGAAGCATCTCGTCCATACTTTTGCCGATTAAAATAATATCACCCGTATTGGAATACGAGGAAGCAAATCCTTTCACCTGTGACGCAAAGCCTTTCAGCATCGTGTTAATACGCCATTTGCCATTACGGTCAACGAGCATTAAATAGCTCTCATCATGATCTGTTGATAACCTATTGTTTTGCCCTACATTATTAATACTGTACGGTTTTGTAATCACATCGTTCAACATTTCAATTCCGATTGGCATCGAAAACTGGAAATCCGCTTCTGTTAACTCAAAGTCTAGTTGTAATTGACCAAATACCGATAAATCCGTTTTCGGGAATGCCTGTGTATTTTGCCCATCCTTTTTCAACCACACCCCTTTAGATAAAACCGCTTCTGGCGTTGGTGAAAATTCATCTGCTAAAATATTAATATTGGCATAGCGCCCTGTTGCAATGGAGCCATGTAAATTCGTCATATTATAATAGCGCGCAACATTATATGCCGCCATATTATACGCATCAACCGGACGCACACCTGCTTCTAGTGCCGCACGAATACATTTATCCATCACGCCATCTTCATGGAAACTTGGCGTAGAGCCATCTGTCGTCATCATTAAATGATCAAAAATAGCATAGCCTTTCTCGACTACCGCTTTTAAAAGCTGTGGTAAGTCTGGACGAATCGATGAATAACGTAATGTCAGCTCATACCCGTGCTGCAAACGAAGCTCGATATCCTCAATCGTCATCGATTCATGGTCGCCATCTACGCCAAATAAGCGCATTTTTGCGAGCGTTTTTTCAGAGGCTCCCGGCAAATGACCTTCAACTTTTTTCCCTTTATGCTTTGCGGCTTGAATCCAATACAGCATTTGATCATCCCCACGCATTAATCGCGGCCAACCCGTAAGCTCGCCTCCCATAATGACATCTTGACGCTCCAGCCACTCCATAACCGATGCATTCGAATAAAGCTCGCCCTCATTTTCAAGCTCCGTTTGTGAATCAAAGCGACTCCACCAATAAAACGAAAACGGTAATTTCGCTAGTTCATCGATAAAAGAAAACGCTTTCTTATTTCCGATTGATGAAATAAAGGTCATATTGTCTGAAATAAAGGTGGTTGTCCCACTTTGTGCACTAAATTCCGCAAAGCTGTGCGGATTATACAGTTGAAACGGGTGAACATGTGGCTCGATATAGCCGGGCACAATTTTTTTTCCAGAAACATCGATGATTTCTGTCCCCTCTGTATTACTAGGCATTTCTTTTCCTACATAAACAATGCGCTCTTCAGAAATCCAAATATTGCCCGTTACCCATGTTTTGAGCATGCTATGTAAATAATTTGCATTTTGTAACACTATTTCTGGCGCAGCTACCCCATCAATAATACTAATTTGCTTTCTAATTTTATTTATTTTCCAGTTAATTTCCGGCATTGGCAAACGCTCCTCTCCAATCATCCCTATCTTTTTAGTGAAAAAATATAAACTTTAGTCCTCTTATTTTGCTTTAGGACGACTTCTTCTACAATATTCCTTTTTTATGGTTAATCGTATCATAGCACTTTCCTAAAGCAAAGTATTTGCAATGTAAATTTTTAGATAATTTAGTATACGCCTCAAAAAAATGGTAACGGAATATATCCGTTACCATCTCCACTATTATTATATTTAAGAAATCGTAATTCCTGCATTCGCTGAACCTGTAACTGTTGTGACCGCTGTTATTCCTGTTCCAGAAACAGAGAATACCATTACTAAACGATCGCCTGTCACTACTGGGAAATTCGCATCAGTTGCACCTTGTAATATAGTTCCTACAGAAATTACACCTGAAAGCTGTGGTGATAAATTCACTCCTACACCAGTTGCAGCAAATGTATTACTTCCTGCAGGAGCACGATAAATTTCAGCTCTAACCGTCGCGCTTCCTAAAACAGTAATACCCAATGTTTCAGTAAATGTAGCTGCAAGTGATGAAATCGTACCTGCTCGAGGTACTGTGAACGCTTCTGTAGAACCTGCTGGTAAGATTGGTAAAGTAATCGTGTTATTAACTAAAGTAACTCCTGTAATAGTAGAACCAAATCCCACTGCACTCACTGTCCCTGCTAAACCATTCACAAGTGTTACTAATACAGCTGGAATTAAGCCTGAAGAGAACGGGATAATCGAACCTTTATTAACAGGCGGACATACCGAACTAGTCGCTCTAAAAGGTCCTACTGAAAAACATTGATTACCGCAATGTCCTCCTGCGTGACCAGAGCACCCACTACATCCACCATGCATACAATTATTACACATATTTCTCACCTCCCTTCTTCCGTATTTTATTCACCGGAAAATAGAGTTGAAGGGCAATCAACTAGTAAGTGGGAGGAGAAAGTTTTGATCGTTGCACTTCTTTTTAAGTTAGCAATAGGCGCGTTTATTAGATTACAACGCTCATTATGAATATCTTTAAAACGCTGGTCATTTGCGGAATAGATTAAAAAATAAGGAGTTCTTCTGTTTTTTACTCTCCACATATGAGGACTCTTGTGAATTACTTATTTCTTCAGGTGGGATTTCTGGCTCAGATTGGGGTTGGTTTTGTTGCTCGAGTTCGAATGCATCATTGTTTGATTCGCTCGTCGGTTCATCCGCAACAATTTCGAGTAAGTTCTCTTCATAAATGGAAGGCACTTCATTCGGTAGCTCTGGCTCATTCGTGTTACTAAAACTTTGCTGATGATTCAGGTGATGCTGATTTTCTCCAAAATGTTTAAATTGAAGTGTAGCCTCACCTGACTTGTTCTTATTTAATCCCGTATACGCAGAATTGGGCTGTGCAAGATTGGATTGAAAGTAGCTTTGATTAAAAAAACGCTGATCGATGGAATTCACAATAATTTCATTATGCTCGACCGGTACACGTTCTTCTTCATTTTTTTGTAGCTCAAGCTTCTGTTCGGGGAATTTTCGCAACTGCATATAGGATGGCTGATAGGGGGCGTTAGCTGTTTGATTATTTGGAGATGTTTTGTCTTCTTTAGTTTTCAATTTACTGTCCGACTTTTTTTCTTGTACTTCTTTTTTATGTGCCTTCAAATCATTTCCTAATGGTGCTTCCCTATTACTTGGCTTGATTTTGTCGGAAATATTGAAAATCTCTTCACTCATCACTTTGACGGTTTGATTCAGTGCGGACAGCTGAAGAGCAAAATGCTTCACCTGCTCTTCATATTGCTCACTTTGTGCATAATGTTTTAAGTCAAATGTTTTGGTGAAGTCTTCAATAGTAGAGATTTGCATTTTTAATGAGTCCAATTCCCTCTTAATAATTAAATAATCATCAAAGGAATCCCCCATTTTTAAGGTCAATAAAGCACCCCGATAGCCTGAAATTTTTTGCTTGAGCCTCTCAATTTCACGAAGCGTCGTATTTGAAGAAGATTCTTCCACTATCATTCACTCCTTTTTAGTACACATCTATTTGTATGTTATTGAAGAGCGTGGCTGTATGTTACACCGTAAGCAATAAGCATCCTTCTTATTCATAAGACCGCGAAAAGCACCGCGTCCATCCTCATTATTTTTTACTATTGCCATAATAATTTTAATCCCTTCATCAATCTATTTCTTTGCCTATGCAAGTAGATGAAGGGCGACATAATATACAAACGAAAGATAAAATTTTTTGGAGGTGTTAATAAAATGCAGGAACAAATGTCATCTCATGCAAAGGAATTAATTTGCATCAATGTCGAAAAAGTTTATGATTGGGTTGTGAAAGATCTGTCATTTGAATTTTCTCCAGCGAGTCCTATTTCTTTCCCTGGTTTACCAGCTACTGCTACAACTGCAGGTGCAACCGTTAAATGTCATGTAGAACCATCACCGAATAATCCTGTTGTTATTATGAATCGTGAAAATCGTACGTTTAAGATTGACGGGTCATCTGTTTGCTTGCAACAACTGACAATTCAAAAGAACTTTGAAGTAACAATCTGTATTACGTTAGCGAACGGAACAATGTATACAAGTAACAGCTTCCCTATTTCACGCTGTGAGCATGTAGTAATGTGTGCACCGAAAGGAACGAATGTAGACGTTACTTACACAGACCTTGATTGCTTCGTATGCTCTACAGGTTCTTATCAGAATAATGGTAACGGCACAATCACGTTTTCAAACTTATCGCTTTCCGTTACAGTTTGCCAAAGCATCCAATCCACTTACCCTGTTACAGTTGAGTTTTTAGCAAACTACTGTGAACCACGAGCAGATTTACCAACAACTTGCTCACCAGGCACTCGACCACATAACTGTTCGGTAGTCTTCCCATAGAATTGATGAGCTGTGCTAATTTTAACTAAACGGTCATAAAATAAAGAAAGGGGCAGCCCTTTCTTTATTTGTGCTTACATAATCTGTGTTTTCCCAAAAGGAGGAATCAAATTGACAACGCTTCACCGTCAACTAGAAGAAAAGATTCATATACTTCAAATGCAAACGAAAGCTTATCTTCGCGAAATCAAAGAACAAATAGACCAGCTTCCCAAATCCAAAAAGATTCATGTCATCAGTTATTTCACGACTTCCTTCAATATTTCGCATAGTCCCGAACAAGAAAGCTTATGCCTCTGCTCCTATCATATTCACAATATCGGGAATGAGTCATTACACAACCCCTCTATCTCGATTATACTCCCTGAAGACTCTCCGTTTTCCTTTAGCGGTAGATACGTTAGGGAAGAATTCAGCCAAAGTTTTAAGGGCCCTAATGAATGGATTCGCCTACCCAATAGCACAAATAAAAAGGAATTTTTACTAAAACCACTTAGTAAAACAGAGCTAAAACCAAATGAAATTCTGTCGTTTTCCAATTTTCAAATAAAGTGGTCACCGAATGAATCCTACTCAGGTAGCATTACCGGCTTTACCTATTGCGATCAATTACAGGATGGCATCGCCGTGGTCAACCCGATTCATCTGAGTGTCATCAGTCTTGGACAGGAGGAAATGTCTTGAATCACTTTGACGAAGAACATGCTGGATCCATCTCCATCGATGAGCTTTTCAAGCAATTTACAAAAGAGAATTTTTCCGATTTAAAGCATCAAGACCCTAATAATAGCTTTCTGTTTTTAGAAAAAAGCTCCTTGAATTTATTGTTAGCCTATCTATTGTCGAAGCCACCAACGTCGCCTACAGCTCCCAACATCACAGATGAGCTAGCGAGTAAAGAGGAGGCATGGGCAGTAAAGGCTGTAGAACAATTGGAGCAATTTATTCATGACAACGAAAAGGAATTTCAAGACATCATTCGTTTATTAAAGGAAATGACGTGATGGGAGGGATACGCGATAGCAAATGAAAGCCTGCACAATAAAGACATGCATCAATTACAACAAATGATCATCTTTTTGAAGTCTGAGCTGGTGAAGGCTCAAAACGAAATGGCAAAATGGCAAAATAATGATTATTATGCCTTAGCCATTAGCCTTGAACAGGAAAATAATCGACTAGCCCATCAGAAAAAACAACTTTCGCGGGAACTCCTCGTAATCAAGCGCGCTTTCGAAAAGGAAATGACGAAGCTTCATGAGGATATTCAAACGCGCGAAACCCAAAGATTAAAATTAATCTCTTCGATCAAGGCATTAGTACAGAAGAAAAATGAATTGCTCGCGGAAAATAAAAACTTAAAAACATCCATGAAAGAAATACAGAAAGAAAACGGAGCGTCGTCCACCCTTCACTCGCCAAATCAAACCGCAAAAACGATTGAAAAGATCGACAACAGCTTACAGGATTTTATCGAAAAAAACGCTCAGCAGCTCGCCTTAATTAATGACGAATTATCAAAGAACCGAAGTGAAGTAATTGATATTAATTTATATTTATTAAAAGAAATCAAACATAAAAGCACGAAAATAGACATGCTACTGCTTGAAATTGAGGAGCTCAAAGAACAACAGCACAAACAGCAGCTAGCTTCCATAGAAAACAAGCCTACCCACACCCTCTCGCATTTCGAGGAGCATGCGCAAGATGGATTACCTTTAGCAACAAATTTCGAGGAGCAACTAGATGAAAAATTACGGATACTCGATGATTTAGAAGACGAATTAAATCAACTTGCCAAAAAGGCTAACAAGCATAAAGTGGACCAATAATTAAAGGGCGATACTTTTTACGTATCGCCCCGTTGATATTATTTAAACGTTCTCCAGCCAATATCGCTACGGAAGAAGAAATTCGTCCATTCTTTTTTCGCAAGCTCTGCATATACCTTTTCTTGCGCTGCTTTTAAATCCGCGGCTTCTGCTGCCACTAATAGCACGCGCCCGCCATTGCCCACATAATGACCATCGACTAGCTTTGTACCCGCATGATAGACCGGTAATTCTAAATCAGCCAACTCTGGTAAGGCATTTCCCTTCATCACATCACCCGGATAGCCTTCTGCTGCTACAACAACCCCTAGCATTGCTTCGTCTTTCCATTTCAAATCAAACGGCTTTTCGTTCATTAAACTCATCATAAACTCTCCGAAATCGGAGGCCATACGTGGTAAAACAACTTGTGTCTCCGGATCACCAAAACGGGCATTGAACTCAATTACCTTTGGACCTTTTGCCGTCAAAATTAAGCCAGCATATAAAATCCCTGTAAACGAAACACCTTCTGCATCCATTGCCTTTACAGTTGGTTCAACAATTGTGTCGTACGCAATCTTGACAATGTCATCAGCAATTTGTGGAACTGGTGAATAAGCACCCATTCCCCCCGTATTTGGACCTTTATCTCCATCGTACGCACGCTTATGATCCTGTGCAATCACCATCGGATAAATTTGACCTCTATGCACAAATGACATAAAGCTGAACTCTTCGCCATCTAGGAATTCCTCAACGACAACACGAGAAGAAGAATCACCAAAGCGCTGATTGCCGATCATATCTTCCACCGCTTCAATTGCTTCTTGTTCCGTCATCGCCACGATTACACCTTTACCAGCAGCAAGTCCGTCCGCTTTAATAACGATTGGTGCACCTTGCTCTTTAATATAGGCAACTGCTTTTGCGCTTTCCGTAAATGTTTCATGCGCAGCTGTTGGAATGCCGTATTTATTCATAATTTCCTTGGCATAAGATTTCGAACCTTCAATTTGTGCTGCAGCTTTTGTTGGACCAAAGATTACTAAGCCTTGCTCGTTGAAGTAATCGACAATCCCTTCTGCTAATGGTTGCTCTGGACCAACGAATGTTAAGGCCACATCATTTGCCTTTGCGAATTCCGCTAATTTTTCAAAGTTTAATGCGTCAATTGCTACGATTTCTGCATCATTTTTCATACCGTCATTTCCTGGTGCTACGAAAACCTTTTGAACAGATGGTGCATGATTGAATTGCTTTGCGATTGCATGCTCGCGACCGCCACTACCGATTACAAGAATGTTCATATATATGCTCTCCTTCAAATGAAAAATAGGTAATAAAAAAACGCCCGCCAAAAATTAGGCGAGCGTTTTTCATTAATGGTCGTTGACACTGAGCTACCCGACCAAAAGTAGCACTGTGCGTCTTACAATCAATGATCATTTGTTATTAATGGCGCATCCCCCGGCCAAAGTGGATGCATCCATTAACAATTATTTTTTTCCGATGCGGACCCGGCCAAGAATCGCGACATCGTCTTATTTCTTCCTCTTCCGGCCAGAAAGAAGAACAAATAATGCATTTGCAAACGCTTCTGCTAACGTCCGGCCAGAACATTAGCGAAACATTATTCTATTATAAAGCTTTAGCTACCATTTCTCTACTATAATGACTTCATTTATCACATTTTGTGCAAACTCTACAAATTAGTGCTTAAAGTGACGAACACCTGTGAACACCATTGTAATGCCTGCTTTGTTTGCTGCATCAATTGAATCCTGGTCCTTAATCGAGCCACCTGGTTGGATGATTGCTGTAATGCCTGCTGCAATGGCTGCTTCAACTGTATCCGCCATTGGGAAGAATGCGTCCGATGCTAATGCTGCACCTTTTGCCTTTTCGCCCGCTTGCTCGAACGCAATTTTTGCCGCGCCCACACGGTTCATCTGACCAGCACCAACACCTAATGTCATTTGCTTGTCTGTTACAACGATGGCATTTGACTTCACATGTTTTACTACTGCCCAACCAAGCTTTAATGCTTCCCACTCTTCTTCTGTTGGTTCACGGTCCGTTGCCACTTTAATGTCCGCGTTAGCAAAGCCAAAACGGTCTGGCTCCTGAACAAGTAAACCACCTTCAACCGATACAACGTTGAATTCGTCTTGTTTTGCTTGTGCAAAATCAATTGTTAATAGGCGAATATTTTTCTTCGCTTGTAAAATTTCTAACGCTTCTGCTGTAAAGCTTGGCGCGATGATAATTTCTAAGAAAATGCCTGATAATTTTTCAGCAGTCGCTTGATCTACTTCCATATTTAGGGCGATAATGCCGCCGAAAATCGAAGTTGAATCCGCTTCATAGGCTTTCTCGAATGCTTCTTCAATTGTGACACCTGTACCAACACCACAAGGGTTCATATGCTTCACGGCTACGGCTGCTGGCATTTCGAATTCTTTTACGATTTGAAGTGCAGCATTGGCATCTTGAATATTGTTGTACGATAATTCTTTCCCATGTAATTGTGTTGCATAGGCAATTGAGAAGTCCGAGCCTAAACGTTTGGCATAGAATGCTGCTTTTTGGTGAGGGTTTTCACCATAGCGTAATGTTTGCTTTAACTCATAAGTTAACGTTAAATTCTCTGGGAACTCTTCGCCAATAGCCGTTGTTAAGTGATTTGAAATATACGA containing:
- a CDS encoding heptaprenylglyceryl phosphate synthase, with product MDYLTWRHVFKLDPAKEISDEALEQICESGTDVILVGGTDNVTLDGVLDLLVRVRRYSVPIALEISDVESISAGYDYYFIPSVLNSTDTKWVKDLHHEAIKEFGDVLIWEELVAEGYCVLNPDCKVAQVTSAKTDLTEEDVVAYARMAENYFKLPIFYLEYSGAYGDVEMVKATAEVLEKTKLFYGGGITSVQQAKEMAAYADTVVVGNIIYDDLKAALKTVKAVKNTVK
- a CDS encoding YerC/YecD family TrpR-related protein; this translates as MQVEKIRGHQTEQLFKAVLELKDIEECYKFFDDLCTISEIQSLAQRFEVAHLLRLKKTYETIKKETGASTATISRVRRCYDYGNDMYDEMLGRLYPDEKPFTSK
- a CDS encoding DUF3048 domain-containing protein, with product MRKSRLFILSLLSAAIISGCSDKEQVQEPEKEVEQVNAETEVDVEVSEELPYVTPFTGVRVAEEVSTRPILATINNHPQARPQSGLAAADVVYEMLAEGDVTRFLALYQSEVPDSIGPIRSARSYFIDIAAGLDAFYIAHGYSPEAKSMLDRRVVDQINGMQYDGTFFTRSSKRKAPHNSYITGENVMAGAEKVGASLLYQKKVSYPFYEAEDSVKIGAAANEVTMMYNSGGSFNSHYVYDAETNHYKRYSANVETIDAETNESIELANVLFFEMPHRIIDSEGRRDITITDGGNAYVAQAGTVREVKWKNADGLLVAVEEDGTEVKLVPGNTWIHFVPTTPGLATAVTYSE
- a CDS encoding adenine deaminase C-terminal domain-containing protein, translated to MPEINWKINKIRKQISIIDGVAAPEIVLQNANYLHSMLKTWVTGNIWISEERIVYVGKEMPSNTEGTEIIDVSGKKIVPGYIEPHVHPFQLYNPHSFAEFSAQSGTTTFISDNMTFISSIGNKKAFSFIDELAKLPFSFYWWSRFDSQTELENEGELYSNASVMEWLERQDVIMGGELTGWPRLMRGDDQMLYWIQAAKHKGKKVEGHLPGASEKTLAKMRLFGVDGDHESMTIEDIELRLQHGYELTLRYSSIRPDLPQLLKAVVEKGYAIFDHLMMTTDGSTPSFHEDGVMDKCIRAALEAGVRPVDAYNMAAYNVARYYNMTNLHGSIATGRYANINILADEFSPTPEAVLSKGVWLKKDGQNTQAFPKTDLSVFGQLQLDFELTEADFQFSMPIGIEMLNDVITKPYSINNVGQNNRLSTDHDESYLMLVDRNGKWRINTMLKGFASQVKGFASSYSNTGDIILIGKSMDEMLHAFDELKKMNGGIVLVENGQVVAKIPLALGGSIYDGDVRELIPLEVELKQALKQRGYHHTDAIYTLLFLQSTHLPYIRITTRGIFDVMKNTVMLPAVMR
- a CDS encoding exosporium glycoprotein BclB-related protein, encoding MCNNCMHGGCSGCSGHAGGHCGNQCFSVGPFRATSSVCPPVNKGSIIPFSSGLIPAVLVTLVNGLAGTVSAVGFGSTITGVTLVNNTITLPILPAGSTEAFTVPRAGTISSLAATFTETLGITVLGSATVRAEIYRAPAGSNTFAATGVGVNLSPQLSGVISVGTILQGATDANFPVVTGDRLVMVFSVSGTGITAVTTVTGSANAGITIS
- the purD gene encoding phosphoribosylamine--glycine ligase, translated to MNILVIGSGGREHAIAKQFNHAPSVQKVFVAPGNDGMKNDAEIVAIDALNFEKLAEFAKANDVALTFVGPEQPLAEGIVDYFNEQGLVIFGPTKAAAQIEGSKSYAKEIMNKYGIPTAAHETFTESAKAVAYIKEQGAPIVIKADGLAAGKGVIVAMTEQEAIEAVEDMIGNQRFGDSSSRVVVEEFLDGEEFSFMSFVHRGQIYPMVIAQDHKRAYDGDKGPNTGGMGAYSPVPQIADDIVKIAYDTIVEPTVKAMDAEGVSFTGILYAGLILTAKGPKVIEFNARFGDPETQVVLPRMASDFGEFMMSLMNEKPFDLKWKDEAMLGVVVAAEGYPGDVMKGNALPELADLELPVYHAGTKLVDGHYVGNGGRVLLVAAEAADLKAAQEKVYAELAKKEWTNFFFRSDIGWRTFK
- the purH gene encoding bifunctional phosphoribosylaminoimidazolecarboxamide formyltransferase/IMP cyclohydrolase produces the protein MTKRALISVSDKNGILEFAKELVALGYEVLSTGGTKKLLQDNNVAVTAVDEVTKFPEILDGRVKTLNPMIHGGLLGKFDEPSHVAQMEEHGIEPIEIVCVNLYPFVETISKPNVSWDDAIENIDIGGPTMLRSAAKNHDYVTVIVDSTDYATVLEELKADGKTTLETRRRLAAKVFRHTAAYDSYISNHLTTAIGEEFPENLTLTYELKQTLRYGENPHQKAAFYAKRLGSDFSIAYATQLHGKELSYNNIQDANAALQIVKEFEMPAAVAVKHMNPCGVGTGVTIEEAFEKAYEADSTSIFGGIIALNMEVDQATAEKLSGIFLEIIIAPSFTAEALEILQAKKNIRLLTIDFAQAKQDEFNVVSVEGGLLVQEPDRFGFANADIKVATDREPTEEEWEALKLGWAVVKHVKSNAIVVTDKQMTLGVGAGQMNRVGAAKIAFEQAGEKAKGAALASDAFFPMADTVEAAIAAGITAIIQPGGSIKDQDSIDAANKAGITMVFTGVRHFKH